In the genome of Serratia symbiotica (Periphyllus acericola), one region contains:
- the rpoZ gene encoding DNA-directed RNA polymerase subunit omega — protein MARVTVQDAVEKIGNRFDLVLVAARRARQIQTGGKDALVPEENDKCTVIALREIEEGLITRQILDVRERQEQQEQESAEIQAVTAIAEGRR, from the coding sequence ATGGCACGTGTAACTGTTCAAGACGCTGTAGAAAAAATTGGTAACCGTTTTGACCTGGTGTTGGTCGCTGCTCGTCGGGCGCGTCAAATCCAGACCGGCGGCAAAGATGCATTGGTTCCAGAAGAGAACGATAAGTGCACCGTTATCGCGCTGCGTGAAATCGAAGAAGGCTTGATCACCAGACAGATCCTTGATGTGCGTGAGCGTCAGGAGCAGCAAGAGCAGGAATCCGCTGAAATTCAGGCTGTTACCGCAATTGCTGAAGGCCGTCGTTAA